A portion of the Zootoca vivipara chromosome 6, rZooViv1.1, whole genome shotgun sequence genome contains these proteins:
- the GEMIN7 gene encoding gem-associated protein 7 isoform X3: MQGCTMKVPVAVIRLPHGPDGSSRGFDPNSPRFQALGPASLSSGSTADLEQEQQSRVMLRERYLRSLLAMAGQPVRFTMYERVKVTALFGTSDIDILNFQVSELQTPLGIQREALLRCSDIIAYSFEL; encoded by the exons ATGCAG GGGtgcacaatgaaggtgccagttgCGGTCATCCGCCTGCCCCATGGACCCGACGGGTCAAGCCGCGGCTTCGATCCCAACTCTCCccgtttccaggcccttggtcCTGCCAGCCTCTCCTCTGGGAGCACAGCAGACCTGGAGCAGGAGCAGCAAAGTCGTGTGATGCTTCGAGAACGCTACCTGCGCAGCCTCCTGGCCATGGCTGGACAGCCCGTCAGATTCACCATGTACGAGAGGGTCAAGGTCACAGCTTTGTTTGGAACATCCGACATTGACATCCTGAACTTCCAGGTCTCCGAGCTACAGACTCCACTAGGGATACAGAGAGAAGCGCTGCTCCGATGTTCAGACATCATCGCGTACTCCTTTGAGCTTTGA
- the LOC118085958 gene encoding bone morphogenetic protein 2, with protein sequence MLANSLNLCNSTMVSGNLAVLVVLLIPLEFWRSGGLLAASPGTAGKHDSTKQVPIQALQTILLRRLGLQRRPEPRAGFVVPQYLLDLYQFCLGKAPSSLKETELPFLEEQAGRANTIRTFHHVEDPENTPEAVDGSFYFLFNLTLLPVEEELTALELRLYHSQKESRGFNINIYHAMGPQLVSGNKSSLLLARKFLAPKQPKWESFDVTAAFQRAEGQRRHLGFLIEVEHPNGSHELHQHQAPLRARRSPGEKEAQWALERPLLVTYSHDWRGQPLTRGKRQSRSQPGGLTQKGGRRAPKGPASRSKRKGLKPKAKTSTRCRRHRLFVDFKEVGWNDWIVAPSGYHAFYCSGECRFPLADHMNSSSHAVVQTMLSSVNSRVPKACCVPTDLSPIAMLYLDQHDMVVLKTYQDMVVEGCGCR encoded by the exons ATGCTTGCCAACAGCCTCAACCTTTGCAA TTCCACAATGGTTTCTGGTAACTTGGCTGTTTTGGTGGTCCTGCTTATACCTCTTGAATTCTGGAGATCTGGAGGCCTCCTAGCGGCCTCTCCAGGAACTGCTGGCAAGCATGACTCCACAAAGCAGGTCCCAATCCAAGCCCTCCAAACCATCCTGCTGAGACGCCTGGGCTTGCAACGGCGCCCGGAGCCGAGGGCAGGGTTTGTGGTCCCCCAATATCTTCTGGATCTGTACCAGTTCTGCTTGGGGAAGGCTCCCTCCTCCCTCAAAGAGACAGAGCTTCCCTTCCTGGAGGAACAAGCTGGGAGAGCCAACACCATCCGCACCTTCCACCATGTTG AGGATCCGGAAAACACCCCTGAAGCCGTAGATGGTTCGTTCTACTTCCTGTTCAACCTCACCTTGCTGCCTGTGGAAGAGGAGCTGACCGCCCTGGAGCTGCGCCTGTACCACTCACAGAAGGAAAGCAGGGGTTTCAACATCAACATATACCACGCAATGGGCCCCCAACTCGTTTCTGGAAACAAGAGCAGTCTCCTCCTGGCTCGCAAATTCTTGGCTCCCAAGCAGCCCAAGTGGGAGAGCTTTGACGTGACCGCTGCTTTCCAGAGGGCTGAGGGCCAGAGGCGCCACCTTGGATTTCTCATTGAGGTGGAGCACCCCAATGGCAGCCATGAGCTTCATCAACACCAGGCTCCGCTTCGTGCAAGGCGGTCTCCAGGAGAGAAGGAGGCCCAGTGGGCTCTAGAAAGGCCGTTGCTGGTCACCTACAGTCACGACTGGAGGGGGCAGCCTTTGACTCGTGGGAAGAGACAAAGCAGGAGCCAGCCGGGTGGGCTAACCCAGAAAGGAGGCCGAAGAGCGCCCAAGGGGCCAGCCTCCCGCAGCAAACGCAAAGGCCTGAAGCCCAAGGCCAAAACCAGCACAAGGTGCCGGAGGCACCGCCTGTTTGTGGATTTCAAGGAGGTTGGGTGGAACGACTGGATAGTTGCCCCTAGCGGCTACCATGCTTTCTACTGCTCCGGGGAGTGCCGGTTCCCGCTGGCCGACCACATGAACTCCTCCAGCCACGCTGTGGTGCAGACCATGCTGAGCTCGGTGAACTCCAGGGTGCCCAAGGCGTGCTGCGTCCCAACGGACCTCAGCCCCATCGCTATGCTCTACCTGGACCAACACGACATGGTGGTCCTGAAGACGTACCAGGACATGGTGGTGGAGGGCTGTGGGTGCCGGTAG
- the GEMIN7 gene encoding gem-associated protein 7 isoform X2: MEAFGPGVMTRRSSRLLSGELSHGADRKGCTMKVPVAVIRLPHGPDGSSRGFDPNSPRFQALGPASLSSGSTADLEQEQQSRVMLRERYLRSLLAMAGQPVRFTMYERVKVTALFGTSDIDILNFQVSELQTPLGIQREALLRCSDIIAYSFEL; this comes from the exons ATGGAAGCGTTTGGGCCTGGCGTCATGACAAGGCGAAGCTCAAGGCTGCTTTCTGGGGAACTCAGTCATGGAGCGGATCGTAAG GGGtgcacaatgaaggtgccagttgCGGTCATCCGCCTGCCCCATGGACCCGACGGGTCAAGCCGCGGCTTCGATCCCAACTCTCCccgtttccaggcccttggtcCTGCCAGCCTCTCCTCTGGGAGCACAGCAGACCTGGAGCAGGAGCAGCAAAGTCGTGTGATGCTTCGAGAACGCTACCTGCGCAGCCTCCTGGCCATGGCTGGACAGCCCGTCAGATTCACCATGTACGAGAGGGTCAAGGTCACAGCTTTGTTTGGAACATCCGACATTGACATCCTGAACTTCCAGGTCTCCGAGCTACAGACTCCACTAGGGATACAGAGAGAAGCGCTGCTCCGATGTTCAGACATCATCGCGTACTCCTTTGAGCTTTGA
- the GEMIN7 gene encoding gem-associated protein 7 isoform X1 has product MLNPLLPEDQQPWLLKRAKRSQLARVLPLAQGRSDPKFQGCTMKVPVAVIRLPHGPDGSSRGFDPNSPRFQALGPASLSSGSTADLEQEQQSRVMLRERYLRSLLAMAGQPVRFTMYERVKVTALFGTSDIDILNFQVSELQTPLGIQREALLRCSDIIAYSFEL; this is encoded by the exons ATGCTTAACCCTCTGCTGCCTGAAGACCAGCAGCCTTGGCTGCTGAAGCGGGCAAAACGTTCCCAGCTGGCAAGAGTTCTGCCCTTGGCACAAGGCAGAAGTGACCCAAAATTCCAA GGGtgcacaatgaaggtgccagttgCGGTCATCCGCCTGCCCCATGGACCCGACGGGTCAAGCCGCGGCTTCGATCCCAACTCTCCccgtttccaggcccttggtcCTGCCAGCCTCTCCTCTGGGAGCACAGCAGACCTGGAGCAGGAGCAGCAAAGTCGTGTGATGCTTCGAGAACGCTACCTGCGCAGCCTCCTGGCCATGGCTGGACAGCCCGTCAGATTCACCATGTACGAGAGGGTCAAGGTCACAGCTTTGTTTGGAACATCCGACATTGACATCCTGAACTTCCAGGTCTCCGAGCTACAGACTCCACTAGGGATACAGAGAGAAGCGCTGCTCCGATGTTCAGACATCATCGCGTACTCCTTTGAGCTTTGA